TTGTGATTGGAGACCTTATGCTTGACCACTTTATATGGGGCAAGGTGTCCAGAATATCCCCTGAGGCGCCTGTGCCTGTGGTTAAGGTGACATCAGAAAATATGATGCTGGGCGGTGCTGCAAATGTAGCAAATAATATAAACTCCCTTGATGGGAGTGTCTTTTTATGCGGGGTTATAGGCGATGATGAGGCAGGCAGGTCTTTTGTCAGGGAACTGAATAAGAAGGGCATGATGGCAGATGGTTTGATTATTGACAGGACGAGGCCAACAATTATAAAGACAAGAATAATTGCCCATCATCAGCAGGTTGTTAGGTTTGACAGGGAGAATGATGAATACCTTAATCTTGATACAACGAATAGGATACTGGACTATGTAAAAAATAGGATAAAGAAGGTTGATGCAATGGTGATTTCTGATTATGCCAAAGGTATTGTTTCACGAGAACTGATAGAGGAACTTGTTGGTATTGCCCGACAAAATAAAAAGGTGATAGCAGTCGACCCAAAGGTCAGCCATTTTGATTTTTATAAAGATGTGACAGTTATAACACCGAATAATGATGAGGCATCAAGGGCATCAGGGATTGATATTAAGGATGATGTTAGTCTGCTTCGGGCAGGTGAAGTCCTCCTTAACAGACTTGGGAGTGATGCTATACTGATAACAAGGGGAGAGCATGGCATGAGTTTGTTTGAAAAAGACGGCAGCATAACCCATATACCCACTGTTGCAAAAGAGGTATATGATGTTACAGGCGCAGGTGATACTGTTATAGGTTCCCTTGTCCTTGTCCTTGCTGCAGACGCTACTCTCAAAGAGGCAGCAGTTATAGCAAACTATGCAGCAGGCATTGTTGTGGGTAAGATTGGCACTGCAACGGTTACACCAGAAGAGTTGAAGGGTGCGTTAAAAGAGGGTTTGAAAATATAATACAACCGTAGTATGCCGATTTATCGGCGTTTTCCCGCTGGTTCAATCTTGAGGAGCAGAAATAGGTCAGGCATCTTGCCTGACATTTTATTGCATGGTTGATAGGTTGTTTGACTATATGGACTTTCTTAAAAACTTAAATCCCAAACAGATTGAGGCTGTAAAAACAATAGACGGCGCTGTCCTTATCCTTGCAGGCGCAGGCAGCGGCAAGACAAGGGCTTTAACTTGCAGGATTGCCTATCTAATCAAGGAAAAAGGGGTAAAGCCTCACCAAATCCTTGCGGTTACATTTACAAATAAGGCTGCGCAGGAAATGAAGGAGCGTCTTGAAAAGATACTCGGCCATGCAGGGCAAGGACTTTGGCTCGGCACATTTCATTCCACAGGGCTTCGCATATTAAGGCAGGATGGCGGGCATATTGGCTATGATTCAAATTTTATTGTTTATGATGATAATGATCAGTTGTCTTTAGTAAAACTTTGTATGGCAGAACTGGGCATCAGTGAGAAGTCTGTTAGTCCAAGGGCTGTCCTTTCTCATATAAATCAGGCAAAAAATGAGGTTGTATCTGCCAAAGACTATGGGCTTTCCGCAAAAGACTTCTTTACCCGAAGGACATCATCTATTTACAGTCTCTATCAGGATAAACTCCATTCCAACAGGGCATTGGACTTTGGCGACTTGATATGCGAGCCAATAAAACTATTTAATCAGGCACAAGATGTTTTAAGGAAATATCAGGACAGGTTTAGATATATACTGGTTGATGAGTATCAGGACACAAACCGCGCCCAGTATATCTTAATCAATCTTATAGCCCAAAAGCACAAGAACCTCTGTGTTGTAGGGGATGAAGACCAGTCCATCTATGGCTGGAGGGGTGCTGATATAAGAAACATACTGGATTTTGAAAAGGATTATCCTGATGTGAAAATAATAAAACTTGAACAGAACTACCGTTCAACAAAAAATATCCTCCTTGCTGCAAATTCAGTAGTAGAAAAGAATGTGAACAGGATTGGCAAAACACTCTGGACAAAAAATCTGCAAGGCGACTTGCCTGTATTTCAGATGGCAAGGGACGAACACCATGAGGTTGTGATTACAGCAGCAAGGATTGTAAATCTTATGCAGATAAGCGGATACAGGCACATGGATTTTGCCATATTCTATCGCACCAATGCCCAGTCCCGAATCTTTGAAGAACACTTTATAAGGAGCGGAATGCCTTATACCATTGTGGGCGGCTTAAGGTTTTATGACAGGCGTGAGATAAAGGACAGTCTTGCATATTTACGGGTTCTGGCAAATCCTGATGATTCACTTTCTTTGATGCGGATAATAAACACGCCGCCAAGAGGCATCGGCAAGACAACCCTTGATAAGATTGCAGGTCTTGCAGCAGAAAAGGGTGTTTCTATTTTTGAATGCCTGAAGTTACTTCCAGATAATTCAGATGCTGTGCATACAATAAAGGTAGTCACCCTTCAAAAACTGACAGGGTTTGTGTCTTTGCTCCAGCGGTTTAAGGGACTACTTAGCAAAACATCCATGCATGAGGCAGCAAAAGGTCTTCTTGAAGAGAGCGGCTATATCAAGATGTGGGAGGAAGAGGAGACAGACGAGGCAAAAGACAGGATTGAGAATATTCATGAACTCATATCTGCTATGAAGGATTTTGAAATGACAAGACAGGGTGCGCCCCTTTCTGATTTTTTAGACCATGTGGCGCTCATAAGCGATATAGATACATTTGAGGATAAACATAACCGTATAACAATGATGACTATCCATGCTGCAAAAGGGCTTGAATTCCCTGTTGTATTTATGGTGGGCATGGAAGAGAGATTATTTCCGCATTCAAGGTCAATAGATGAAGGGAGCGAGAATGAACTTGAGGAGGAGCGGAGACTCTGTTATGTGGGCATGACAAGGGCAATGCACAAACTATTTATGACCGCTGCAAGACAGAGGACAGTTTACGGAGATACCAGTTTCAGGGGTCAGTCAAGGTTTATAGATGAGATAGACCCGGAGTATATTGAAATAATAGGGTCAGGTATAAAAGAGGGTCATGGGATTTTTCTCCCATCAGGGAGAAAAATGGTCATGGGTCAAGAGGCAATGGATAAGGATGCACGATATAGGACACAGGAAACAGGATGTGCATCTGAAGATGTCCATTACGAATATGCCGATGAGTCTGCGCCAAGTGTCGGCATGAAGGTAAGGCATCCTAATTTTGGTGTAGGTGTTATTAAGGCAACAGAGGGTGTTGGCGATAATATTAAGGTGGTGGTTGCATTCCAGAATGCAGGACAAAAAAAACTTGTTTTAAGACTTGCTGGACTTGTTCCTTATTAAAAGCAGAAATGGAACTATTGGATAGAACCATTAAGATATTCAAATAATGCAAAAATAACGCAAAAATTTTCTCTTGACAAAAAATGTTGATTTATATTATCTAATATACCTGCAACAATTGAAGAATATGGATGTAACTTATCCGGAGTGGCGGAGGGACTGGCCCTGTGAAGCCACAGCAACCGATCCTTAAAAACAGGATGACAGGTGCTAATTCCAGCAAGGTATGTGGGGACTGATTTAAAATCTGTCCCCATAAAACGCCTTGAAAGATAAGAATCAGGATAAAAGCCTCTTCTTAATTTCAAGAAGGGGTTTTTTTTTGGACAAACCCGGCACCCAATCTGTAGTGCAGGGTTAAGATAACACGAGGTGGGATATGAGTTTTGTAAAAGGGCTTAAGTGCAGGGAATGCGGGAAGGAGTATCCTAAAGAGCCGCTCCATGTATGTGAGTACTGCTTTGGTCCGCTGGAAGTAAACTACAATTATGAAGAGATTAAAAAGGTTGTCAGCAGGGATGTCATCTCAAAAAGACCTCCGAATATGTGGAGATACAGGGAATTCCTGCCGATTGATGGGGACCCGGCAGTTGGTTTTGATGTTGGTTTTACACCATTTATGAGGGCAAGGAATCTTGAGAAGGCACTTGGTGTCCAAGAGTTGTATATAAAAAATGATGCTGTTAATCATCCTACCTTGTCTTTTAAGGACAGGGTGGTTGCAGTTGCCATATCAAAGGCAATTGAGTTTAACTTCAAGGTGGTTGCATGTGCATCAACAGGAAACCTTGCAAACTCTGTTGCTGCAAATGCAGCAGCATGCGGTATGGAGAGTTATATCTTTATCCCTTATGATCTGGAGCAGACAAAGATACTTGGAACACTTGTTTACGGCACAAACCTGGTTGCGATAAAAGGTAATTATGATGAGGTTAATCGTCTGTGCAGCGAGATTGCAGGTAAATACGGATGGGCATTTGTGAATATAAATATAAGGCCATATTATGCTGAAGGGTCAAAGGCATTTGGCTATGAGATAGCAGAACAAATGGGATGGAGACTGCCCAAGCATATTGTAGTGCCAATGGCAGGCGGCTCTCTTATCACAAAGATATGGAAGGGGTTTAAGGAATTTCATAAACTTGGGTTGGTTGATATTCTTGGGACAAAGGTGTACGGCGCTCAGGCAACAGGCTGCGCCCCTATTACAACAGCGGTTAAAGAGGGGACAGAACTGATTAAACCTGTCCGACCTAAAACAATTGCAAAGTCCCTTGCCATAGGTAATCCAGCAGATGGATTTTATTCTGCAAAGGTGATAAGGGAAAGCGGCGGCTGGGGTGAGGATGTATCAGATGATGAGATTATAGATGCCATGAAACTTCTGGCAGAGACAGAGGGCATCTTCACAGAGACAGCAGGCGGGGTTACACTTGGTGTTACGAAGAAACTGATTGAGCAGGGAAGGATACCAAAGGATGAGTCAATAGTTGTGTCAATAACAGGAAACGGTCTTAAAACACAGGAGGCACTTGTTGGAAAGATTGGCGAACCAATGACAATAAGTGCAAGACTTGCAGAATTTGACGAACTGCTTAAAACACAAAATAAGAGTTATCCTGTCAAAAGGTCAGCATAAGTCTTGAAAAAGGTTTTTGAAATGTGTAGTATATTGAAAGGCGAAAGGCGAGAAGTTAAGGAAGTTTTAAACTTTAAGTTTTAATTTTTCGTTTTTCGCTCTACACTTTACACTTCTAAACGCTTTACACTAAAAAGGAGGATAGGCATGGCAATTAAGGTAAGGATTCCAACACCACTTAGAAAACTTACAAATGGTAAAGATGAAGTAGAAGGCGCAGGCAAAGATGTCAGGGAACTTATAAATGATATTGAAAGACAGTATCCTGGTTTGAAAGAGAGGATTTGCGAGGATGACGGCAGGATAAGACGGTTTGTAAATATATATGTTAATGATGAGGATATAAGATTTAAAAACAGTACAGATACAGAACTAAAAGATGGGGATGAGGTTTCTATAATCCCAGCCATTGCCGGAGGAAGTGTTGAAAAAACGTATATATCTGACCTATCCGCCTGAACTTATCAGGGAGCCGCTCATTTACAATGTGGGACACCTGTATAAAGTTGTAACTAATATAAGGCAGGCAACAGTTTCCGGTGGTATAGGTCTTGTTGCCCTTGAACTTGACGGAGAGCCTGATGAGATAGAGAAGGCAATAAACTTCTTTGTGGAAAAGGGTGTTAAGGTAGAGCCGATTGAACTG
The Deltaproteobacteria bacterium genome window above contains:
- the rfaE1 gene encoding D-glycero-beta-D-manno-heptose-7-phosphate kinase, producing the protein MKKLLNLKKAVSILNNFKRKRILVIGDLMLDHFIWGKVSRISPEAPVPVVKVTSENMMLGGAANVANNINSLDGSVFLCGVIGDDEAGRSFVRELNKKGMMADGLIIDRTRPTIIKTRIIAHHQQVVRFDRENDEYLNLDTTNRILDYVKNRIKKVDAMVISDYAKGIVSRELIEELVGIARQNKKVIAVDPKVSHFDFYKDVTVITPNNDEASRASGIDIKDDVSLLRAGEVLLNRLGSDAILITRGEHGMSLFEKDGSITHIPTVAKEVYDVTGAGDTVIGSLVLVLAADATLKEAAVIANYAAGIVVGKIGTATVTPEELKGALKEGLKI
- a CDS encoding UvrD-helicase domain-containing protein: MDFLKNLNPKQIEAVKTIDGAVLILAGAGSGKTRALTCRIAYLIKEKGVKPHQILAVTFTNKAAQEMKERLEKILGHAGQGLWLGTFHSTGLRILRQDGGHIGYDSNFIVYDDNDQLSLVKLCMAELGISEKSVSPRAVLSHINQAKNEVVSAKDYGLSAKDFFTRRTSSIYSLYQDKLHSNRALDFGDLICEPIKLFNQAQDVLRKYQDRFRYILVDEYQDTNRAQYILINLIAQKHKNLCVVGDEDQSIYGWRGADIRNILDFEKDYPDVKIIKLEQNYRSTKNILLAANSVVEKNVNRIGKTLWTKNLQGDLPVFQMARDEHHEVVITAARIVNLMQISGYRHMDFAIFYRTNAQSRIFEEHFIRSGMPYTIVGGLRFYDRREIKDSLAYLRVLANPDDSLSLMRIINTPPRGIGKTTLDKIAGLAAEKGVSIFECLKLLPDNSDAVHTIKVVTLQKLTGFVSLLQRFKGLLSKTSMHEAAKGLLEESGYIKMWEEEETDEAKDRIENIHELISAMKDFEMTRQGAPLSDFLDHVALISDIDTFEDKHNRITMMTIHAAKGLEFPVVFMVGMEERLFPHSRSIDEGSENELEEERRLCYVGMTRAMHKLFMTAARQRTVYGDTSFRGQSRFIDEIDPEYIEIIGSGIKEGHGIFLPSGRKMVMGQEAMDKDARYRTQETGCASEDVHYEYADESAPSVGMKVRHPNFGVGVIKATEGVGDNIKVVVAFQNAGQKKLVLRLAGLVPY
- a CDS encoding threonine synthase; this encodes MSFVKGLKCRECGKEYPKEPLHVCEYCFGPLEVNYNYEEIKKVVSRDVISKRPPNMWRYREFLPIDGDPAVGFDVGFTPFMRARNLEKALGVQELYIKNDAVNHPTLSFKDRVVAVAISKAIEFNFKVVACASTGNLANSVAANAAACGMESYIFIPYDLEQTKILGTLVYGTNLVAIKGNYDEVNRLCSEIAGKYGWAFVNINIRPYYAEGSKAFGYEIAEQMGWRLPKHIVVPMAGGSLITKIWKGFKEFHKLGLVDILGTKVYGAQATGCAPITTAVKEGTELIKPVRPKTIAKSLAIGNPADGFYSAKVIRESGGWGEDVSDDEIIDAMKLLAETEGIFTETAGGVTLGVTKKLIEQGRIPKDESIVVSITGNGLKTQEALVGKIGEPMTISARLAEFDELLKTQNKSYPVKRSA
- a CDS encoding MoaD/ThiS family protein, whose protein sequence is MAIKVRIPTPLRKLTNGKDEVEGAGKDVRELINDIERQYPGLKERICEDDGRIRRFVNIYVNDEDIRFKNSTDTELKDGDEVSIIPAIAGGSVEKTYISDLSA
- a CDS encoding FeS-binding protein, producing the protein MKKRIYLTYPPELIREPLIYNVGHLYKVVTNIRQATVSGGIGLVALELDGEPDEIEKAINFFVEKGVKVEPIELDVVE